One region of Candidatus Thermokryptus mobilis genomic DNA includes:
- the nadD gene encoding nicotinate-nucleotide adenylyltransferase: MKIGIFGGTFNPPHYGHLIVAEFIREEVGLDKIIFIPCSIPPHKQNDEYLFQIASPEHRFEMVKLATTGNKFFEVSDVEINRGGVSYTIDTVNYFVSNFPKEKFYLLIGADQFAEFHTWRKPDEIVQKVNLIVFNRPGFVIPQTEFSKFATFITIPNIEISASTIRKRIKLGKSIKYLVPPAVEEYIFANKLYI, translated from the coding sequence ATGAAAATTGGAATTTTTGGCGGGACATTTAACCCACCACATTACGGACATTTAATCGTTGCCGAATTCATTCGGGAAGAGGTTGGGCTTGACAAAATCATATTCATACCCTGCTCAATTCCACCCCACAAACAAAACGATGAATATCTCTTCCAAATTGCAAGCCCAGAACATAGATTTGAGATGGTAAAACTTGCAACAACTGGAAATAAATTCTTTGAGGTCTCCGATGTTGAAATAAACCGGGGCGGTGTCTCATACACAATTGATACGGTTAATTATTTCGTTTCAAATTTCCCCAAGGAAAAATTTTATCTTTTGATAGGCGCGGATCAATTTGCCGAATTCCACACTTGGAGAAAACCCGATGAAATAGTTCAAAAAGTCAATCTCATCGTTTTTAACCGCCCCGGCTTCGTCATCCCTCAAACTGAATTTTCAAAGTTCGCCACATTTATAACTATACCTAACATAGAAATTTCGGCATCAACCATCAGAAAAAGAATCAAACTCGGAAAATCAATAAAATACCTCGTACCTCCAGCAGTTGAAGAATATATCTTCGCAAATAAATTATACATTTAA
- the trpB gene encoding tryptophan synthase subunit beta, translating to MKLNLPDSRGYFGNYGGKFIPETLIPAVEELEMWYMKLKNDESFQRELDYYLKHYVGRPTPLYFAERLSKYLGGAKIYLKREDLCHTGAHKINNTIGQALIAKRMGKRRIIAETGAGQHGVAVATVCAMFNFECVIYMGEEDMKRQEINVFRMKLLGAEVRCVSSGSKTLKDAINEAIRDWVTNVKNTFYIIGSVVGMHPYPMIVRDFQTVIGKETKRQIIEMEGRLPDVIIACVGGGSNSIGIFYPFIENVPDVKLIGVEAGGKGIETGLHAATLNAGRPGVLHGAMQYLLQDEDGQILNTHSISAGLDYPGVGPEHSYLKDAGLVEYTIATDEEALEAFRLLSKTEGIIPALESAHAVAHAIKIAPEMKKDEIIIVNLSGRGDKDLATAMRFLKI from the coding sequence ATGAAATTAAATCTCCCTGACTCAAGAGGATACTTTGGGAATTACGGAGGTAAATTCATCCCTGAGACGCTCATCCCAGCGGTTGAAGAGCTTGAGATGTGGTATATGAAGCTAAAAAACGATGAAAGTTTTCAAAGGGAGCTTGATTATTATCTCAAGCATTATGTTGGGAGACCGACGCCGTTATATTTTGCCGAAAGATTAAGTAAATATCTTGGTGGGGCGAAAATTTATCTAAAGCGTGAAGACCTTTGCCACACCGGGGCACATAAAATAAACAACACAATCGGACAAGCTCTGATAGCTAAGAGGATGGGAAAACGGAGAATAATTGCCGAGACAGGCGCTGGACAACATGGTGTTGCAGTTGCTACTGTTTGCGCGATGTTCAATTTTGAGTGCGTGATATACATGGGCGAAGAAGATATGAAAAGACAAGAGATAAATGTCTTTAGAATGAAACTACTCGGCGCCGAAGTTAGATGCGTTTCGTCAGGGAGCAAAACGCTCAAAGATGCAATAAACGAAGCAATAAGGGATTGGGTTACAAATGTGAAAAATACATTTTACATCATTGGCTCTGTCGTTGGAATGCATCCCTACCCTATGATAGTTAGAGACTTTCAAACGGTCATTGGTAAAGAGACGAAAAGACAAATAATTGAAATGGAAGGGCGACTTCCTGATGTTATAATCGCATGTGTCGGTGGAGGGAGCAATTCAATTGGGATTTTCTACCCGTTTATTGAAAATGTCCCTGATGTCAAGTTAATTGGAGTTGAAGCTGGTGGTAAAGGAATTGAAACCGGATTACACGCAGCAACCCTGAACGCTGGAAGACCAGGTGTCCTTCACGGGGCAATGCAATACCTTCTCCAAGATGAAGACGGACAAATCCTCAACACCCATTCAATCTCAGCTGGGCTTGATTACCCTGGTGTTGGTCCAGAGCATTCATATCTTAAAGACGCAGGTCTTGTTGAATACACTATAGCGACCGATGAAGAAGCCCTTGAAGCTTTTCGCCTTCTTTCAAAAACCGAAGGCATAATACCAGCTCTTGAAAGTGCCCATGCAGTTGCACACGCGATTAAAATTGCACCTGAAATGAAAAAAGACGAAATTATAATTGTAAATCTTTCAGGTCGTGGAGATAAAGACCTTGCAACTGCTATGAGATTTTTAAAAATTTAA
- a CDS encoding phosphoribosylanthranilate isomerase: MSVIVKICGITNFDDAINAVESGADMLGFVFYPKSKRYIEPEKAAEIIREVSSFVNCVGVFVNENIERIKEIIEITMIDLVQLSGDETIQMCLELKNFIPVMKSFKVTDSFSSDALSSFKVDYFHLDSYSDGLYGGTGKKFNWENAIGLDKFGKIILAGGLNPENVQEAISIVKPYGVDVSSGVEDFPGRKNHDKVKLFIKNAKSVKI; this comes from the coding sequence ATGTCTGTAATTGTAAAAATTTGTGGTATCACAAATTTTGATGACGCAATAAACGCTGTTGAATCTGGCGCAGACATGCTCGGATTTGTATTTTATCCCAAGAGTAAAAGATACATTGAGCCAGAAAAAGCAGCGGAAATCATCCGCGAGGTCTCATCGTTTGTAAATTGTGTGGGCGTCTTCGTAAATGAAAACATTGAGAGAATAAAAGAGATAATTGAAATCACAATGATTGACCTTGTTCAATTAAGCGGGGACGAGACAATCCAAATGTGTCTTGAACTTAAAAATTTCATACCCGTTATGAAATCATTTAAAGTCACTGATTCTTTTTCCTCAGATGCGTTAAGCAGTTTCAAAGTTGATTACTTTCATCTTGATTCATATTCTGATGGACTTTACGGTGGCACTGGCAAGAAATTTAACTGGGAAAATGCAATTGGTTTAGATAAGTTCGGTAAAATAATTTTAGCTGGTGGTTTAAATCCTGAAAATGTCCAAGAGGCGATTTCAATAGTTAAACCATACGGTGTTGATGTGTCAAGCGGAGTTGAAGATTTCCCCGGGAGGAAAAATCACGACAAGGTCAAGCTATTTATCAAAAACGCAAAAAGTGTTAAGATATGA
- the trpC gene encoding indole-3-glycerol phosphate synthase TrpC, producing MNFIEKIVERKIYELSKAKENLPLKDLIKISSSSRYEKRNFAETIKRNCEIKIIAEIKKSSPSAGNLSDDNFNPISIAKDYEKSGANAISVLTDFEFFRGRKQYLPQVKNAVEIPVLRKDFIIDEYQIYESKYLGADAILLIVRIIDDVQLEDYIWLAKELGLDVLVEVYDKHDLARALKISPYPKIIGINNRNLATFQTDINISLEMSKYLPEDVIKVSESGIKTRDDVLKISDAGFDAILIGETLMRATDKNKKMKELLCL from the coding sequence GTGAACTTCATTGAGAAGATCGTTGAAAGAAAAATTTATGAGCTTAGTAAAGCGAAAGAAAACTTGCCGTTAAAAGACCTGATCAAAATATCTTCTTCATCAAGATATGAAAAGAGAAATTTCGCAGAGACGATAAAACGAAATTGCGAGATAAAAATTATAGCGGAGATTAAAAAATCGTCACCGAGCGCTGGAAATTTATCGGACGATAATTTCAATCCCATTTCAATCGCAAAAGATTATGAGAAATCGGGAGCAAACGCCATATCAGTTCTCACTGATTTTGAATTTTTCAGGGGACGGAAACAATACCTTCCGCAGGTGAAAAATGCTGTTGAAATCCCTGTTTTAAGAAAGGATTTCATCATTGATGAGTATCAAATTTATGAATCAAAATATCTTGGCGCGGATGCAATCCTTTTAATCGTCAGAATAATTGATGATGTTCAACTTGAAGATTACATTTGGCTTGCAAAGGAACTTGGGCTTGATGTATTGGTTGAGGTTTACGACAAACACGACCTTGCCAGAGCATTGAAAATATCTCCATACCCCAAAATCATAGGGATAAACAACCGCAATCTTGCAACTTTCCAAACCGATATAAACATATCACTTGAGATGTCAAAATACCTTCCCGAAGATGTCATAAAGGTAAGCGAAAGCGGTATCAAAACGAGAGATGATGTGTTGAAAATAAGCGATGCTGGATTTGACGCAATCCTCATCGGTGAGACGCTAATGCGAGCAACGGACAAAAACAAAAAAATGAAAGAACTTCTATGTCTGTAA
- a CDS encoding hemolysin family protein, producing MLLISIAFITIGIIISSIEHAVISIEDEDRLKQKTINKIEKFKRNPLHFSFSSLILKFFFFLLGLIILMLSANEDVLSLIVIAILPIFAISLYQILKKFSTENPILILRTFEPLLFLLSLSFKLSFLFSESFVRKIVESDLNLAKRKFEFLLGTSGQGEILDENQMLKNVLEFKDKTVREIMVPRTRVVALDINAPREKVIKVVLNEGYSRLPVYKDNIDNIIGIVYAKDLINYIEEPNLFVLYDLLRPAYFVPETKNISELLRELQKNKIHMAIVVDEYGAFKGIVTLEDILEEIVGEIHDEYDKVEKNYEILSDGSIIADAGMLVSDFNKKFGEDIPEGTDYESIGGFVSKIAGKIPNENERIRYKNLVFEVTKRTKQKITELKITREREK from the coding sequence ATGCTTTTAATCTCAATAGCATTTATCACAATTGGAATCATAATCTCGTCCATTGAACACGCTGTGATATCCATTGAAGATGAAGATAGGTTGAAACAAAAAACGATTAACAAAATTGAAAAATTTAAAAGAAACCCGCTCCACTTCTCCTTCAGCTCTCTCATATTAAAATTTTTTTTCTTCTTGCTTGGATTGATAATTTTGATGTTAAGTGCAAATGAGGATGTTTTATCTTTAATCGTCATAGCGATCCTCCCAATTTTTGCAATTTCGCTTTATCAAATTCTTAAAAAATTTTCAACCGAAAATCCAATTCTGATCTTGCGAACCTTTGAACCCCTTCTTTTTCTTTTATCCTTGTCGTTTAAGTTATCCTTCTTATTTAGTGAAAGCTTTGTCAGAAAAATTGTGGAATCGGATTTAAATCTTGCAAAGCGAAAATTTGAATTTCTCCTCGGCACATCTGGACAAGGTGAGATATTGGATGAAAACCAAATGTTAAAAAATGTCCTTGAGTTCAAAGACAAAACCGTTCGCGAAATTATGGTTCCAAGAACAAGGGTTGTAGCGCTTGATATAAACGCACCGAGAGAAAAAGTTATAAAGGTTGTTTTAAATGAGGGATATTCACGACTTCCTGTTTATAAAGATAACATTGACAACATAATCGGAATCGTCTATGCGAAGGACTTGATCAATTACATTGAAGAGCCGAATTTATTTGTGCTTTACGATTTGTTAAGACCTGCGTATTTCGTCCCAGAGACGAAAAATATAAGCGAACTTTTGAGGGAGTTGCAAAAAAACAAAATACATATGGCTATTGTAGTTGATGAATACGGGGCTTTCAAGGGAATTGTAACGCTTGAAGATATACTTGAGGAAATCGTCGGAGAGATACACGACGAATATGATAAAGTTGAGAAAAATTACGAGATCTTAAGTGACGGTTCAATAATAGCGGACGCTGGAATGTTGGTAAGTGACTTTAATAAAAAATTTGGCGAAGACATACCAGAGGGGACTGACTATGAAAGCATTGGCGGTTTCGTATCAAAAATCGCAGGGAAAATCCCAAACGAAAACGAAAGAATTAGATACAAAAACCTCGTTTTTGAGGTCACCAAGAGAACGAAGCAAAAGATAACTGAATTAAAAATCACAAGGGAGAGAGAAAAGTGA